Below is a genomic region from Candidatus Limnocylindrales bacterium.
CGACGACCATCACCGCAACGACAGCCGCAAGGACCAGCACGGTAAGGACGACGAGCCGCCGAAGAACCATGGGGACGGACAGTAGAGACATCGCAGTGAGATTTCGCCTTCGACATCGGTGGTTCACGCTATCCGCCGTGGCCGTGGCACTTTGCGTCGGCATCGTTGCAGCTGACGTCTGCATCGCCGACGCGCCGCCGGCTTGGATGCGGCGCGGTGACGAGGTCGAGGCTCTCAGCCGCCAGTACGATTCGCGGCTGCAGAGCTTCTACGACGAGCTATCGGCGACCGTGAAGACCCGCGCTCCCGACCTGTACGCCAGGCTGAAAGAGGCTCCGCCGGCGCCGTCGGTCTACGGCTATGGCTTGCTTCCCCACGTTCTTCCACCGGCGGCGACTGCGCCGGCAACGCCGGTGCCGGCCCGATCGCTCCGCTACAGCTGGCCGTGGACACAGCAGAAGATCGCGGACGCGACAAAGAATCTCGACGCTCTACGTACAGATCTCGAGCACGCCGGTTCTCTGCGCGGGAAGGAGCAACGCGAGGCACTCGCACGAATCGCCGATCGCTATCCCGACCTCACCGCTGCGCAGCGCAATATCGGTGAGCACATACGCTACAACCGCGAGTGGCAGTCCGAAATTGCGCTTCGCAGAGCGGCATACGACCGCGCGACCCGCTTCCACGATCTCGTTGTCGAGCGGCAGCAGATCGCCGATGCGCTTGCGACCGGCGACGACGCTGCGTTTGCGCGCGCGACGGCAACGCTTGCCGGAATCGACCGTTCGCAGCCTCGTTCGCGGATCGAGCGGGTTCTGCGCGAGCGCGCATCCGCCGACACGAAAGAGATCCAGCAGGAGCTCGATCGCATCGCCATTCCGGCGTACGTGCACGTGAGTCACCAGCGACACCGCTCGACCGTTCAGGTGCGCATGTACACCGACATCGACGACGCCGGTTTCCTTGCGGAGTTCCGGCACGCGGTCGAGGACATCTGGCATCTGCGGGCCGGCGGCGAAGAGTTCCGCGTCGAGCTGGTGCTCGTGCCCGTCAACGTCGAGCACCTGTATCGCGCCCAGGCCGGGTGCGAGCGCAGCACCGAGAAGCGCTGCACTCCGCCGCAGCGGGGCGACCATATCGACCTTGCGGCGCATGCTGCGCTGTTTCCGACCGGCGGTGCGCGGCTGACGACGGGCGCCGGCACGACCCACGCGGAGCAGGGCACGATCTTCCTCGGCCCCGGCGACATCGACCGGCACGTCCTGGCCCACGAATTCGGTCATATCCTCGGACTTCGCGACGAATACTTCCGCGGCTACCGCGATCTCGGAGCCGACGGTTTCGAAGTGATGGAGATCGTCGCCGACCCCGTGCATCTGATGGGAAACCCCGGCAGCGGCACCGTGACCCGCCGCTACTACGAACGGCTTCTCGCCGCACGCGCGAATTGAGCGTGCATTCCGATACGGTGCTCCGAGCGCGCACCGGCGAGTTTGCCGGACGCGCGACTTCGATAGAGTGCCGCCAATGAATCCTCAGCGCACCGTTCTCCGCGGCGGCCACGTGATCACGATGGACGATACGATCGGTGACCTGCCGGTCGGCGACGTACTGATCGAAGACCGCTCGATCGCGGCCATCGGGCCTTCGATCGACGCGGCCGACGCGATCGTCGTCGATGCGCGCGGTGCCGTCGTGATGCCGGGCCTCGTCGATACCCACCGTCATACGTGGCAGACGCAGATGCGCGGCATCTGCGCGGACTGGACGCTGAACGATTATTTCCTCGGCATGCGTCTCGCGATCTCCCCGGCTTACACTGCCGAAGACGTCTACATCGGAAACTACCTCGGTGCCGTCGAAGCACTCCGGTCGGGCGTGACGACCATTCTCGACTTCTCGCACTGCAACAACACGCCCGACCATGCCGACGCGGCGGTCAGAGGCCTGCAGGATGCGGGAATTCGCGCGCTCCATTGTTACGGCTTTTTTGCACCGAGCCGTGGCACGACGGATTTTCCGACTCACGAAACGAGGCTTGCCGACTTCGAGCGCGTGCTTCGCCGCTACGGCACCAGCGACGGCCTCGTCACGATCGGCTCTGCGCTTACGGAAGTTGCAACGATCCCGTGGGCCGCGACAGTCATGGAAGTGGAAGCGACACGCCGCCTCGACGCGCGGATGGTGCTTCACACGGGCTGTCAGTGGGGTTCGGTGATGACGATGGGCGTCAGGGAAATGGATGCGCACGGACTGCTGGCCGGCGATCAGGTCCACGTCCACTGCAACACGCTCGACGAATCCGAGTGGAAGATGCTCGCGAGAGCAGGCGCGCGGGTTTCGATCTCACCGGAGACCGAGCTGAACATGGGAATGGGCCGGCCGATGGTCGCAGAGTGCCTGCGGCACCGAATTCATCCGACGCTCAGCTGCGACATCATCTCGCTGAACTCCGGAGACCTGTTCACGCAAATGCGGCTTGCGATCGCTACCGCGCGATTCGGCGACAACGACACGATCCATCGCTCCGGCGCGATGCCGGAAAAGCTCAGCGTCACATCGAAGGAAGCTCTTCGCTGGGCGACTCTCTACGGCGCGGAGGCGTGCGGTCTCGACGACCGCATCGGTTCGCTTCGGCCCGGAAAACAGGCCGACATCATCGTTCTCGGCGGTGCGGATTCGATGGCGTTCCGGCCGTGCGTCGAGCCTGCCGGGAGCGTCGTGTTCCAGGCGACGGCACACGACGTGCGCGATGTCTTCGTTGCGGGCAAAGCCGTCAAGAAGGATGGAGTGCTCCTCGGTGTCGACGTGCCGGCGTTGATGGGGCGCGCCGAGGAATCGGCTGCACGAATTCTTGCTGGCATTCGCCGGTCGACGCCGGACTTTCCGTCGCGGGCCGGGCAGCGCGCGTCGTACGACGCGTTCGAAAAACTGGCGAAGCAGAATCTTGCCGGCGCCTGGCCGCCGGCCTGAACGGTCGAGCCGAGGTTATTCTTCGGGCTCGACGCGGGCCGCGCGCATCGCTGCGCGGCGCTGGTTGCGCTTTCGATTGCGCTCGATGGCCTGACAGTCCTCGAGATAGAAGCGCTCCACTTTCTGGCGAGCCCATTCGGTCCTGCGCAGGAATTTCAGGCTCGACGCGATGCTCGGATTCTCCGAGAAACATCGGATGCTGAAGCGCTGCGCGAGGCCCGTCCAGCCGTGGCGCTCGACGAGCTCTTCCATGATCGTCTTCAGGCTGATCCCGTGCAGCGGATTGTTGGGCTGAGTTTCGTCCATCGAGGTATCGCTCCGGGCATGTTGCCCGGAGCGACCGTCTCGCTCCAGCGACCCGCCTTATCCGGTCGCGCGTACGCTCAGTATTGAATCCCGGCGCCGATGCAGTGCCTCTTCTTGAATTTGTCGCTGACGTCGCCGCCGTCGGCGGGATTGATCCACGGCAAGTGGTAATCCTTGACGAGTTCCTTCTGTGCATCGCTCACGAACGCCAGCGCCTCGCGGAATCGGACGACCGCGGCCTTGGCCTTGTCATCCTTGAACTCGTATTCGCAGTCGATCAGCAGCGTGGTGTTGTGCGCGCGGTAGAACAGCAGGTCCGCCCAGCAGGTGCTCTCGAGATCTTCGGGATGGCACAGGATCGTTTCGTGCCCCGTCGTCCACGGCTTCATCGGCGTCTCCGAGTCCAGGAACGTTTTCGAGATGAAGTCGAACAACCCGTCAAAGCTTTGCTTCAGCGTATCGGAGATCACGGCCTTGTCGGTCGCGTTGTGCGGCGGCGGCACCCTCAGGATGAACGGCACCGGTCTGTTCTGGATCATCCAGTGCAGCGAAGCGTGGTCGCAGGAATGCACCACCGCTGCGTTGTGAATGATCGTGGCCAGCACTTTGGCGAGCGTATCCAGTGATTTCTCCCGCCCGGCGTCGTCGAAGTTGAACTCCGACCACTCTGGAAAACCCGGAAGCCAGCCGGAGATCTGCGCAGCCCAGCTCTGGATCTCGATCCAGTCCGCCGCGGTGGCTTTGTCCGGCAGCAGCTCGACGATCTCGCGCACGAATTCGTAGATCGGCGCGTAGCAGGTCT
It encodes:
- a CDS encoding amidohydrolase family protein, with the protein product MNPQRTVLRGGHVITMDDTIGDLPVGDVLIEDRSIAAIGPSIDAADAIVVDARGAVVMPGLVDTHRHTWQTQMRGICADWTLNDYFLGMRLAISPAYTAEDVYIGNYLGAVEALRSGVTTILDFSHCNNTPDHADAAVRGLQDAGIRALHCYGFFAPSRGTTDFPTHETRLADFERVLRRYGTSDGLVTIGSALTEVATIPWAATVMEVEATRRLDARMVLHTGCQWGSVMTMGVREMDAHGLLAGDQVHVHCNTLDESEWKMLARAGARVSISPETELNMGMGRPMVAECLRHRIHPTLSCDIISLNSGDLFTQMRLAIATARFGDNDTIHRSGAMPEKLSVTSKEALRWATLYGAEACGLDDRIGSLRPGKQADIIVLGGADSMAFRPCVEPAGSVVFQATAHDVRDVFVAGKAVKKDGVLLGVDVPALMGRAEESAARILAGIRRSTPDFPSRAGQRASYDAFEKLAKQNLAGAWPPA
- a CDS encoding VF530 family protein; this encodes MDETQPNNPLHGISLKTIMEELVERHGWTGLAQRFSIRCFSENPSIASSLKFLRRTEWARQKVERFYLEDCQAIERNRKRNQRRAAMRAARVEPEE